One genomic region from Balaenoptera acutorostrata chromosome 1, mBalAcu1.1, whole genome shotgun sequence encodes:
- the CD58 gene encoding lymphocyte function-associated antigen 3, with protein MAAGSAPGWAVGALGVVCLLLRLDFISCDSQVIYGAVNKNVTLYASSFKPFKEIVWKRGKDKVVEWDDQSEVRAFLSFKDRVHLDTVSGNLTIFKLTQSDEDEYGIESPSVRNNSKFTLKVIESLPSPTLSCALTDGNITLQCVILEAYDTHVELIQYSWDCPSTIQCQSGSKPSEAYVTKEGDLSQEIQCIISNPLFRRTTSIILSTCVPSDNTRHRFVLLAILPALICGLLFIKCFLRRP; from the exons atTTCATTAGCTGTGATTCCCAAGTAATATATGGAGCTGTGAACAAGAATGTAACTTTATACGCATCAAGTTTTAAACCCTTTAAGGAGATCGtgtggaaaagaggaaaggataAAGTTGTAGAATGGGATGACCAATCTGAAGTCAGagcttttctgtcttttaaagaTAGAGTTCATTTAGACACTGTGTCGGGTAACCTCACAATCTTCAAGTTAACACAATCAGACGAAGATGAGTACGGAATTGAATCCCCAAGTGTTAGAAATAACAGCAAGTTCACCCTCAAAGTGATCG agtcTCTTCCATCACCAACACTATCTTGTGCATTGACTGACGGGAACATTACACTCCAGTGCGTGATCCTGGAAGCTTACGACACCCATGTAGAACTCATACAGTACTCCTGGGACTGTCCTTCGACAATACAGTGTCAGAGTGGCTCAAAACCATCTGAAGCGTATGTTACGAAGGAAGGTGATCTTTCACAGGAAATTCAGTGTATCATTAGCAATCCATTATTCAGAAGGACAACGTCAATCATTTTGTCAACCTGTGTCCCGAGTG acaaTACAAGGCACAGGTTTGTGCTTTTAGCCATACTGCCAGCACTAATATGTGGTTTGCTGTTTATAAAAT GTTTTCTGAGACGCCCATAG